DNA sequence from the Sulfurimonas sediminis genome:
AGAATAATTTTAGCTGCATTGCTAGTAACATCTGGCTATGCAAGTATAAAAAATATAAACAGTTTTGAAGCAGATTTTTTACAAAAAATAGTAGATGACAAAGGAGTGAAGATAACATATACGGGGCATGTAACAGCTTCTAAACCTCGTTATGCTCTTTGGCAGTATACAAAACCTGTGCAAAAAAGCGTTTATATTTTACAAAATAAAATTGTAGTTATCGAACCGGAGTTAGAACAGGTCATCATTAAACATCTTAATGGAGATTTTGATCTTTTTAAAATTATTCACAATGCAAAAGAGATTGCCAAAGGGAGTTATTTAGCGAATTTTCAGAATAAAGCATACATCATAAAAACAGAAAATTCCATAATTAAATCTATTTCATACAAAGATGAACTTGAAAATGATATAAAGATTGTATTTAAAAATCAAAAAATAAATAAAAAAATATCGCAAGATAAATATGTACCGGATATTCCGGATGAGTATGATATAGTCAGTGAGTAAATAGAAACGGAGAAAATCCCCGTTTCTGCATACAGCTAGTTAAGCTTGGCAAAAATGGATTTAGTCCATTTATTGCACTGTGAATTTAATTCAGCTTGACAGAAACGGATTTAGTCCATTTCTGCATACAGCTAGTTAAGCTTATAATCTTTTATGAGGTTGAAGTTTAGATATTTATAGATATCGTCTTCTTTGCCTTCTATTTTTTTCGTCAATTCCAAATACTCTTCTTTTGTCGGAATTTTTCCAAGAAGTGAACATACAGCTGCAAGCTCAGCAGAACCAAGATAAACCTGTGCTTCTTTTCCTAAACGGTTGTCAAAGTTACGTGTTGATGTTGAGAACACTACTGCACCGTCTGATACACGTGCCTGATTCCCCATACATAATGAACATCCAGGAACTTCCGTTCTTGCACCTGCAGCACCAAAGATTGCATAGTAACCATCTTCAAGAAGTTGTTTTTCATCCATTTTTGTCGGAGGACAAACCCATAAACGGGTAGGAACAGCACCCTCACCTTTTAGGACTTCACCAAGTGCACGGTAGTGACCGATATTTGTCATACATGAACCAACAAATACTTCATCAATTTTATGCGGACGTTTAGGATCGGCTAAAATCTCTGAAAGTGTAGCAACATCATCCGGATCATTCGGACATGCCAAAATCGGCTCTGTGATTTGATCTAAATCAATCTCAAGCACTGCAGCATACTCTGCATCTTCATCTGCTTTCATCAGTTCAGGTTTTTCCAACCACTCTTCCATTTTTACAATACGACGCGCCAATGTACGATGGTCTTCGTATCCTGCATCAATCATAGAATTTAAAAGTGCAATATTTGATTTCAAATATTCTATAACAGGTTCTTTGTCAAGCTGTACAGTACATGCTGCTGCAGAACGCTCTGCCGATGCATCTGAGAGTTCAAATGCCTGCTCAGCTTTTAGATCAGGCAAGCCCTGAATTTCCAAAATACGTCCGGCAAAAATATTTTTCTTTCCTTTTTTCTCAACTGTTAAAAGACCTTCTTTTATAGCTTGGTGAGGAATAGCATTAACCAAGTCACGTAATGTGATTCCCGGTTGCATTTTACCTTTGAATTTTACAAGAACTGATTCTGGCATAGTTAAAGGCATAGAACCTGTAACTGCTGCAAATGCAACGATTCCAGAACCACCAGGGAAAGAGATACCTATAGGAAAACGTGTATGTGAATCTGCACCGGTACCTACAGTATCCGGAAGAACCATTCTGTTTAGCCATGAGTGAATAATACCATCACCAGGACGAAGCGCAACACCTGAACGGTTTGCAATAAAGTCAGGCAGTGTATGGAACATCTTAATATCTGACGGTTTTGGATACGCAGATGTATGACAGAAAGTCTGTAATACCAAATCAGCATTAAATCCAAGTGCGGCAAGTTCTTTGATCTCATCTCTTGTCATAGGACCTGTT
Encoded proteins:
- the lolA gene encoding LolA-like outer membrane lipoprotein chaperone, yielding MKRIILAALLVTSGYASIKNINSFEADFLQKIVDDKGVKITYTGHVTASKPRYALWQYTKPVQKSVYILQNKIVVIEPELEQVIIKHLNGDFDLFKIIHNAKEIAKGSYLANFQNKAYIIKTENSIIKSISYKDELENDIKIVFKNQKINKKISQDKYVPDIPDEYDIVSE
- the acnB gene encoding bifunctional aconitate hydratase 2/2-methylisocitrate dehydratase, encoding MGFREDYKAHVEERAALGVPPLPLTAEQTVEVIEFIKTGEYVEEMLDLLENRVSPGVDDAAYVKAAFLNELASEEHHVEAIPPEKAVQMLGMMLGGYNVKPLIDALTSKNVKVVAAAIEALSSTLLVYDAFNDVEELHKKGVTAATHVLNAWADADWFTKKPELPEKLTVTVFKVPGETNTDDLSPASEAFTRSDIPLHANSMLAAKMEDPIGTINRLKELGHPVAYVGDVVGTGSSRKSGINSVQWHMGEDIPGVPNKRTGGVILGGTIAPIFFATAEDSGALPIELDVSQMETGDVIDIYPYKGEAHKDGKCIATFKLKPNTITDEVRAGGRIPLIIGRGLTNKARSVLGKAPADIFLTPDQPEDTGKGYTLAQKMVGKACGMDGVRPGMYCEPEMSTVGSQDTTGPMTRDEIKELAALGFNADLVLQTFCHTSAYPKPSDIKMFHTLPDFIANRSGVALRPGDGIIHSWLNRMVLPDTVGTGADSHTRFPIGISFPGGSGIVAFAAVTGSMPLTMPESVLVKFKGKMQPGITLRDLVNAIPHQAIKEGLLTVEKKGKKNIFAGRILEIQGLPDLKAEQAFELSDASAERSAAACTVQLDKEPVIEYLKSNIALLNSMIDAGYEDHRTLARRIVKMEEWLEKPELMKADEDAEYAAVLEIDLDQITEPILACPNDPDDVATLSEILADPKRPHKIDEVFVGSCMTNIGHYRALGEVLKGEGAVPTRLWVCPPTKMDEKQLLEDGYYAIFGAAGARTEVPGCSLCMGNQARVSDGAVVFSTSTRNFDNRLGKEAQVYLGSAELAAVCSLLGKIPTKEEYLELTKKIEGKEDDIYKYLNFNLIKDYKLN